In the Trueperaceae bacterium genome, CCAGGCGCGGGAAGAGGTCGAAGACGAGCTTGCGGTTGCGCGCCGCGTTCGGCTTGGCGCGGCTCAGGTACTCCGCGCCGCTCTCGAGGTTCTCGCGCACGGTCATGAGGGGGAAGAGCTGACGCCCTTCCGGCACGTGCCCGATGCCGGAGCGGACGATGCGCGCCGCGCTCGAGCCGAGGAGCGACGTGGCGCCGAAGGCGCTCATGCTGCCCGCTCGAGCCTGCACGAGGCCGCTGATAGTGCGCAGCAGCGTCGTCTTGCCCGCGCCGTTGGCGCCGATGATGGTGACGAGCTCGCCCTCGTCCACGTGCAGGTCGACGTCCCAGAGGACCGTGATCTTGCCGTAACCGGCCCGCAGGCCGCTGATCTCGAGCGCCCGTCCCATCTAGGCGTCCTTTCCAGGCGTGTCGCCCGTGTCGCCGCCGGGCGCGTCGTGGACCGACGGCACCTCGGCCGACGGCACCTCGGTCGATGACACGTCCGCCGACGTCACGCCGGCTCGCTCCGCACCGTCCCGGGAGCCGTCGTCCTCGACGCCGAGGTACGCCTCCACGACGCGTGGGTCGCTCGTCACCTCGGCGTACGTGCCGCGCGCCAGCTCGGAGCCGTGGTCCATGACCAGCACCCTGTCGGCGAGGTCGCGCACGACGGGCATGACGTGCTCGATGAAGACCACCGTTATCCCCTCGTCCCGCACGCCGCGGACGAGCTCCACGGCTTGGCGCGCCTCCCCCGGACGCAAGCCGGCCATCACTTCGTCCAGCAGGAGGACCTTCGGCTGGGTGGCGAGCGCCCGCGCTATCTCGAGGCGCTTCTCCTGGAGGAGGTTGAGGTCCTCGACCGGCTGGTCGCGCAGGCGGTCCAGGCCGGTGCGCTCGAGCGCCCGGTCCGCGCGGCGGCGCGCCTCTACGCTGCTGACGCCCTCGGAGCCGAACTGTGCGCCGACCAGGACGTTCTCGGCCACCGTCATCTCGGGGAACGGCTGGACGACCTGGAAGGCGCGCCCCAACCCCAGGCGGCAGCGTCGGTAGGTCGGCATGGCCGTGATGTCCGTGCCGAGGAGCTCGAGTCTCCCGGACGTCGGCGTGAGGAGGCCGGAGACCAGGTTGAGGAGCGTCGTCTTGCCCGCGCCGTTGGGACCGATGATCGCGAAGATCTCGCCGGGTGCCGCCTCGAACGACACGTCCTTCACCGCGACCAGTCCCCCGAACGACTTGCTCAAGCCGGTGGCGCGCAACACGGTGCTCATGCGCGCTCCCCGGTCGTGCCCGATGCGCTCGCTCCGCCGCGCTTGAACAGCTTGGACCCAAGGCCGACGAGCCCGCGCGGCATGAAGAGGATGGACGCTACCAGGACGATGCCGTAGCCGATGAGGTACCCCTCGGAGAAGGTGCGCTTGAGGGTCTCCTCGAT is a window encoding:
- a CDS encoding ABC transporter ATP-binding protein — translated: MGRALEISGLRAGYGKITVLWDVDLHVDEGELVTIIGANGAGKTTLLRTISGLVQARAGSMSAFGATSLLGSSAARIVRSGIGHVPEGRQLFPLMTVRENLESGAEYLSRAKPNAARNRKLVFDLFPRLAERGAQLAGTLSGGERQMLAIGRALMSDPRLLLVDEPSLGLSPALSLTVFRALRQINAEGVTVVLVEQNVQQSLSIADRAYVLENGEVVKEGSGRELLGDPGVRAAYLSL
- a CDS encoding ABC transporter ATP-binding protein, with the translated sequence MSTVLRATGLSKSFGGLVAVKDVSFEAAPGEIFAIIGPNGAGKTTLLNLVSGLLTPTSGRLELLGTDITAMPTYRRCRLGLGRAFQVVQPFPEMTVAENVLVGAQFGSEGVSSVEARRRADRALERTGLDRLRDQPVEDLNLLQEKRLEIARALATQPKVLLLDEVMAGLRPGEARQAVELVRGVRDEGITVVFIEHVMPVVRDLADRVLVMDHGSELARGTYAEVTSDPRVVEAYLGVEDDGSRDGAERAGVTSADVSSTEVPSAEVPSVHDAPGGDTGDTPGKDA